A window of Limosilactobacillus reuteri genomic DNA:
AAATATCAAGGGCGCGTTTAGAATACTCTTCTTCAAAATTATGGTACAAAATCGGCTCACCATTTGTAAAAAGAGTCACTTCTTTTCCCCTTTGCCGATACGCATCGACTAAGCCTAAACTAAGCGGATCATTACCAATCACGGCAATTTGTTGGTCAATGACAGACAGCAAAAGAGCAGCCTTTGCATCTTGTCCTTGATTAATGTTACATTACTGCTATCAATTCCTTTTAAAGCAGGTACTTCACTTCTTGAGTCGGTAGCAACAATCAGCTTATCGTAATGCTCTTCGGAAGTAGTATCATCTAGCATTCCCATAACTTTGATCGTTTTTTGCACCGGATCTACACCCATTACAAAGGAACCCATCTTGATATCAGCACCCTTAATTGATAATTGATCCGAGCTTAATTCAGTTCGTAAACATCTTGGTCATCATAGTCATTGATATCATACGTTATTGAGGGAACGACAGCATTGCGGTCATAAATCGTAACCTCTGTCTCCGGATGACTTCTTAAAATTTGCGACGCGGCTGTCATCCCCGCAAAGGTACAACCGATAATAATAACCCTCATATAAACTACTCCTCATCGAACTTATTCTTCACTTTTTTATACACAATTAAATTATAAATCTAATATGATAAAGTGCAATATTACTCTTGCCATTTATTTGTCAACATTAACTTTTTCATATTCATCTGTCGGGACTTGGTCTAGCAAACTAGTTGTTTTCCCAATCGATACTAAGCTTAACTCATGCATTGCCCGGGAACAAATTGTATATAGCAATTGTCGCTCATCATTACCGTGGTATTGCTGATCATTCGCATTCCAGACAATAACAGCATCAAATTCCAATCCTTTTGCTAGATATGATGGTACAACAATTGGTCCTTTTACTAACCGTTGATTTTCTGTCCGAATAAGGGTGGCCTTAATGTTGTTCGCATTTAACTTTTGATACAATTCTTCACTATCTTTGAGATCCTTACCAATAATTGCGACGGCATCATGATCCTTTTGATATTTACCAAGAATATCAATAACTGTCGCTACCCCTTCTTGCTCATTCTTAGCTTGATAAACATGGGGCTTATTGCCTTCACGCTCAAAGGTCTCAATCGCTTCACCGTCAATTAAAATATGCTTAGTAAAGTCGGTAATTTGTTTTGTAGAACGGTAAGACTTAGTTAATTGAACAACCTTCGTCTTTTCTGGATCAAACATCGTGCCTAATTGTTTTAGTAATGACCGGCTATTCTCATGAGTGAAGATTGCCTGGTTGAGGTCCCCTAACAATGTAAATTTAGCACGAGGAAAACGATATTTAAGATAAGCTAACTGGTAAGCATCATAATCTTGGACTTCATCAACAAAAACGTAACGGATATCACGTTGACCATGCTTTCCAGTAATTAAATCATATAGGTACAGATAAATCGTGATTCCGTTGGCACTGATATTACCCTTCTTTAATTCTTCTTTTACCCCATCAACGTAATCTTTCCATTGCTCTGCAGAAATACCGTATTCAGCAATATTAACAAGTTTAGGAGTTACCCGGAGAAGGTGTAAAAATTGCCCATTGACATTAAGCCATTGGTTATGATCGATGGCCTTTTTTATTGGCATAAATGCTCGCATAACAATTTGACGTGCAAGAAACTTATATTCTTTATCTTCATCTTCAAATTCACGTGGTTGATTATTAAATAGGTTATCGATTTCTTCTTTACTTAAGCTTTGGATTTCATCTTCAACCCATTTATTGCGCATTTCAGTACTTACCCGGTGATTAAGGTATTTGATCAATTCTTCCTTGGTTCCATCCAATCTATTTCCCAGGTTATAGTTGTTATTAAATGAATAGTAAATTTCCTTAATCTTCTCTTTGCTCAAAAAGACTTTCCCATTAAACATGAGGTTGCGGAAACGCATATTAGCATGACCAAGATGATTGGCATAACGCTCTGTTGCTTTGAAATATTGCAAGCTAGTTAATAATTGTTGCGCATTCTTAGCTGTTTTATCTTGGTGACTTTCAAATCGTTGTTCTAAGTTCTGAACATGAAGCTTTGGCACTCGCCGATTAGCGAACTGGAAGTAAGTCATCTGGACCATGTTATGCTCACCCAATTCTGGCAAGACTTGATCAATGTAGTCATTAAATAATTGGTTAGGTGAAAAAAGAACAACTTGCGAAGAGGTCAAATTACCCCGGTAACGGTAAAGGAGCCAGGCAACCCGTTGGAGAACTGCCGCTGTCTTACCTGATCCAGCAGCCCCCTGAACAAACAACAACTCGTTTTTCGTATCACGAATAATTTCATTTTGTTTCCGTTGAATTGTCGTTACAATGCTCTTCATCTTGGTACTAGAATGATTGCCAAGAGCATCCAGGAGCATCTGGTCACCTACTTGTTCGTCAGTATCAAAGATGGTTACAATTACCCCATCTTTAATTTGAAATTGGCGTTTAAGAGTAAGATCTACCTCTTGTTCACCTACCGGAGTCTGGTACTTAACTTTCCCAAGTTTTCCTTCATAGTAAACAGACGAAATTGGAGCTCGCCAGTCATAAACCAGAAAATGGTCTGGCTTGTCGGTAAAGGAAGCAAGCCCGATATATACCTTTTCGGATTTATTGGCACCTTTTTCACGAAAATCAATGCGGGCAAAGTAAGGTTTCTTTTCGAGTCGCTGTAAAGTCGCTAGCCGGTCTGCAGCATGTTGCCAGCTATTTTGACGTTCATCTAGCATCTGTTGTTGAGCACGAAAAGACATGGCCGTATCCATCATGCCTGAATAAGTGGTAGTGTTTAAGTGAATATCATCAATTTGCTTATTGATGCCCTTAATATCATGTTGAGCCGTTTTAATCTTTTTTTCTGCTTTTTGCTCGGCCTGTTTTACTTTATCGATCACATTATCAAGGTACTTTTGTTCTAGTTCTTTTTCAGTTTTTGTAGACATTCCATACTCCCTACCTTTCATCTTCAGTTCGACCTAGTTTAGTGATTTATCTTAAAATTATCCAATTATTATATCATTTTCGCTAATTAGTCTGTTAACTTTCCGCCTTCTACTTTTCTAATTATTAAATGTCGTTTAATTTTAATCACAAGATCATCAAAACCACTAATAATAACGCTACAATATATTGAAACCATGATACAGGAGGAGGAAAACTACAATGAGCCATCTTTTTTATTTCCTAACTCACATTGCGGAAACAATTATTCCCATGTTTGAGTGGATGGGTGCTTGGAGTTACGTTCTCCTTTTTATCCTAATCTTTATGGAAACTGGATTAGTGATTTTTCCTTGGCTTCCCGGTGAATCACTCGTCTTTCTAACTTGCTCTTTTATTGCCTTTAACCCGGTCTTAAAAATAGAAATTGTGATCCCTGTCTTTTTCTTTGCGGCCCTAATCGGTGATACAGTTAATTATTATATCGGTCATTCCCTTTCTCATTGGCAATGGCTCAAAAAAAGAATGGCCGGTCCCCGTTTTGAGCAAGCACAAGAATTTTTAACCCATCATGGGATTAAAGCTGTTGCACTAGGACGATTTGTACCACTCATCCGAACATTCGTCCCCCTAATTGCCGGAACAATGCAATTTCCATTTCATCGCTTCACAATTGGTAATATTATTGGCGTTACATTATGGGTAGCGAGTGGTGCTGGATGTGGATATTACTTTGGAACAATTCCATTTGTCCGTCAGCACTTCTCACTTATTATCTTAGCATTTGTTGTGGGCTCACTGTTAGGAGTTGGCCTGTTAGCACTTATCAAAGCGATTCGTCAACGAATTATTAAGCGAAACCGAATGCTATAATTGCTTTTTCTTCAGCAAAATCATGTTAAAATATAATAAGTATTTTATTTTGCTTAAAGGAGTGCTGTAACTATGGCAATCAATGTTTATTTTGTACGCCACGGACAAACCTATCTTAATCTTTACAATCGGATGCAAGGTTGGGCTGATGGCCCGCTAACGCCAAAGGGTGAAGAAGACGCCAAACGAGTAGGACGGGCGCTTGCTCCTATTCAATTTGATTATGTATTTTGCAGCGACCTCGCACGAACAGTTTCAACTACCCGTTTCTTGCTTGCTGAACATCCTGGCAATAATCCTAAGCCAATTCCAGAGCCAGCATTTCGTGAAGAATTCTTTGGCTACTTTGAAGGAGAAGATGGCCAACATTTCGCTGACTTTCTTGGTGGGCCAGAGGGTTATCACAGTTTTGCAGAAATGGTTGCCGGTTGGGGGCCAGACAAATTAAAAGATAAGATTGCAGCAGCGGATAATTATGGTACTGCTGAGGACCACGTTGCTTTCTGGAAACGGGTTGATAAAGGCTTTGATCGCTTACGGGCATTACCAGATGGGGCAGAAGTACTAGTAGTTTCACACGGAGCCACTATTCGCTCAATCGTCCAACGGTATTCTGACGCTTACGATCCAGGTGATTCACCACGTAACGGCAGCATCACTAAACTCACTTTAGATAAAAATAATACTACTGTTGATTTTTACAACAAACTTGAATTACCAGAATAATATCCATAAAGGGGGAACACTATTCTTCAATGGAGACTAACATACAAACTTTAGAACCAGTAATTATTACTGGATTAAATACTGGTCAAGAAGACTTTGACTACTCAATGGTTGAACTTGCTGAACTAGCACAAGCAAATCACATGGAGGTTATCGATCGGATTGATCAAGTCATCGATCGTCCTAATCCCGCTACCTACTTTGGAAAGGGCAAAGTAGAAGAAATTCGCGACGTGGCTGATGCTAATCATGTTCCTACTATTATTACCAATGATGAATTATCACCAAGTCAATTACGTAATCTTGAAGAAGGAACCGGATGTCGTATTCTAGACCGAACCGCTCTTATTTTAGAGATTTTCGCAACCCGCGCTCAAACCAAAGAAGCTAAACTCCAAGTACAAATTGCGGAACTTCAATACCGCTTACCACGATTGCAAACTAGTGCAAGTGAACGGCTAGATCAGCAGACTGGTGGAGGAAGCGGCTTTACTAACCGGGGCGCTGGGGAAACTAAACTTGAAATGGATCGGCGAACTATCCAACATCAGATTGCCCACCTTCGTCAAGAACTGGCAGCTATTGCTAAATCTGAACAGACCAAGCGAAAACAACGAGTAAAGAGTGCAATTCCCACAGCTGCCCTTGTCGGCTATACCAATGCCGGTAAATCAACCATTATGAATGGTCTCGTAAGAAAATATGGGGCTGCTGAAGAAAAAACCGTTTTTGAAAAGAACATGTTATTTGCCACCCTTGATACAAGTGTCCGGCAACTAACACTTCCAGATCAAAAACGCTTCTTACTCAGTGATACGGTCGGTTTTATCAGCAAGCTGCCTACTCACCTTGTTGAATCGTTTAAATCGACGCTTGCAGAAGCCGCTAATGCCGACTTATTAATCCAAGTTATTGATTATTCTGATCTACATTACAAGGAAATGATGGAAACAACTAACGAAACTTTAAGACAAATTGGGATCACTGATATTCCAATGATCAATGTATTTAATAAAGCAGATAGAACAGAGATTGAATTCCCTATTCTTGAAGGTGACGATCAAGTTGTGATTTCAGCTAAACAAGATGCTTCATTAGACCTTCTTGTTGATGTTATTAAGAAACATTTATTTAAAGATTATGTCACCACTACTCTTTTAATTCCATTTACGGATGGTCATGTCGTTTCCTACCTTAATGAACATACTAATATTTTAGACACTAAATACGAAAGTAATGGAACATTATTAACGGTAGAAATGGCAGTTCAAGATTATCAACGCTTTAACAAGTACGAAAAAGCCTGATCACGTAATTACAGGTGAAAATCCCTCCTAAGAAATGAGATATGAACATTTCTTAGGGGGGATTTCTTATATTTGTTTTTGCTGAACCTATAATGTCCATAAGAAGTAAACAGCACGGCATTACAACGGCCTCTAACATTCAGCATGCTCCGAATGTTAGAGGCCATTAATACTTGTAGGGAATCAAGTTGCTCTCGCTCTCTTACTTCAAATTATTAATCAATCGGTTCGAATTCCGAAAATCAAGGAGACGATCATTACTAAGATTACTGCTCCAATAATTGATGGAACAATTGCCATCCCGGCTACTTGCGGTCCCCATGCACCTAATACTGCTTCACCGATTGCTGATCCTACTAGTCCAGCAATAATATTACTGATCACTCCCATCGATCCGCCACGACGGGTTAACGCACCAGCAGCTAAACCAATTAATCCACCAACAATTAAAACCCAAATCCAGTACATAATCAGCCCTCCTTTTTATTTCCTTTTATTGACTCTTTAAGATCATTAACCTCATTTTTTACTTTCCCTTTAAGTTTCTGAAGTTTTCCTTCTCCTTCACGAGTCTTATCATTAGTTACTTTTCCTTCAGTTTCTTTAAGTTTCCCTGCTATCTTATCTTTTATTCCGTGTTTATCGCTAGCCATTATTATCAGTCCCTTCCTTATGTATATGGCTATTAGTGGCTGACAACATTTAGGGTATGTTCCGTTCCTCCTTTCTAAATTGACTAGTGGTATTTGATAATTCTAAGCTTAACAGCTATCCCCCGAGAAAGCGATGTCTTTTTGATTAACTTATATCTTCTTCAATAACTTTATTTATATCTTAATTAAAAAGAAACTCTACCGTCAAAAATGGGTAGAGTTTTTTAATTAATTACATTCTAACTTCATTACGGGAATGCTTGCCTTCTAGAATCGTCACAGCATCATTCAAACTAATCTCAACCATATTGCGAATAGACGTTTCAGTTAGAAACGCAACGTGAGGTGTAACAAGAACATTTGGCATTGCCGCTAATTTCTTGTAATCATCTGGAATTTGATCTAATGTAACTTGCTTCCCAAAGAAAGAAGTTTCGTCAGCTAATGTATCTAGGCCAGCACCCGCAATTTCTTTATTTTCCAATGCTGAAATTAAGTCCGCGGTATTTACCAGTTTTCCACGAGCCATGTTAATCAAGTAAGCATTGTCTTTCATCATCTTAAATTGTGGTGCTGCAATCATGTTTTCGGTACTTGGTAACAACGGTGTATGCAATGACAAAATATCCGCATTCTTAACAACAGTATCGAAATCGGTATATTCAACGTATGGTTCATATTCGACATTGTACGATGGATCATATGCAAGAACT
This region includes:
- a CDS encoding GlsB/YeaQ/YmgE family stress response membrane protein yields the protein MYWIWVLIVGGLIGLAAGALTRRGGSMGVISNIIAGLVGSAIGEAVLGAWGPQVAGMAIVPSIIGAVILVMIVSLIFGIRTD
- a CDS encoding CsbD family protein produces the protein MASDKHGIKDKIAGKLKETEGKVTNDKTREGEGKLQKLKGKVKNEVNDLKESIKGNKKEG
- a CDS encoding histidine phosphatase family protein produces the protein MAINVYFVRHGQTYLNLYNRMQGWADGPLTPKGEEDAKRVGRALAPIQFDYVFCSDLARTVSTTRFLLAEHPGNNPKPIPEPAFREEFFGYFEGEDGQHFADFLGGPEGYHSFAEMVAGWGPDKLKDKIAAADNYGTAEDHVAFWKRVDKGFDRLRALPDGAEVLVVSHGATIRSIVQRYSDAYDPGDSPRNGSITKLTLDKNNTTVDFYNKLELPE
- a CDS encoding VTT domain-containing protein, encoding MSHLFYFLTHIAETIIPMFEWMGAWSYVLLFILIFMETGLVIFPWLPGESLVFLTCSFIAFNPVLKIEIVIPVFFFAALIGDTVNYYIGHSLSHWQWLKKRMAGPRFEQAQEFLTHHGIKAVALGRFVPLIRTFVPLIAGTMQFPFHRFTIGNIIGVTLWVASGAGCGYYFGTIPFVRQHFSLIILAFVVGSLLGVGLLALIKAIRQRIIKRNRML
- the helD gene encoding RNA polymerase recycling motor HelD, encoding MSTKTEKELEQKYLDNVIDKVKQAEQKAEKKIKTAQHDIKGINKQIDDIHLNTTTYSGMMDTAMSFRAQQQMLDERQNSWQHAADRLATLQRLEKKPYFARIDFREKGANKSEKVYIGLASFTDKPDHFLVYDWRAPISSVYYEGKLGKVKYQTPVGEQEVDLTLKRQFQIKDGVIVTIFDTDEQVGDQMLLDALGNHSSTKMKSIVTTIQRKQNEIIRDTKNELLFVQGAAGSGKTAAVLQRVAWLLYRYRGNLTSSQVVLFSPNQLFNDYIDQVLPELGEHNMVQMTYFQFANRRVPKLHVQNLEQRFESHQDKTAKNAQQLLTSLQYFKATERYANHLGHANMRFRNLMFNGKVFLSKEKIKEIYYSFNNNYNLGNRLDGTKEELIKYLNHRVSTEMRNKWVEDEIQSLSKEEIDNLFNNQPREFEDEDKEYKFLARQIVMRAFMPIKKAIDHNQWLNVNGQFLHLLRVTPKLVNIAEYGISAEQWKDYVDGVKEELKKGNISANGITIYLYLYDLITGKHGQRDIRYVFVDEVQDYDAYQLAYLKYRFPRAKFTLLGDLNQAIFTHENSRSLLKQLGTMFDPEKTKVVQLTKSYRSTKQITDFTKHILIDGEAIETFEREGNKPHVYQAKNEQEGVATVIDILGKYQKDHDAVAIIGKDLKDSEELYQKLNANNIKATLIRTENQRLVKGPIVVPSYLAKGLEFDAVIVWNANDQQYHGNDERQLLYTICSRAMHELSLVSIGKTTSLLDQVPTDEYEKVNVDK
- the hflX gene encoding GTPase HflX, which encodes METNIQTLEPVIITGLNTGQEDFDYSMVELAELAQANHMEVIDRIDQVIDRPNPATYFGKGKVEEIRDVADANHVPTIITNDELSPSQLRNLEEGTGCRILDRTALILEIFATRAQTKEAKLQVQIAELQYRLPRLQTSASERLDQQTGGGSGFTNRGAGETKLEMDRRTIQHQIAHLRQELAAIAKSEQTKRKQRVKSAIPTAALVGYTNAGKSTIMNGLVRKYGAAEEKTVFEKNMLFATLDTSVRQLTLPDQKRFLLSDTVGFISKLPTHLVESFKSTLAEAANADLLIQVIDYSDLHYKEMMETTNETLRQIGITDIPMINVFNKADRTEIEFPILEGDDQVVISAKQDASLDLLVDVIKKHLFKDYVTTTLLIPFTDGHVVSYLNEHTNILDTKYESNGTLLTVEMAVQDYQRFNKYEKA